The sequence below is a genomic window from Methanobacterium sp..
ATTAAATTAAGATTTTTTTATTGTTATGTTCTATTAATTCATTCCAGTTGTAATTTGCTCTTTTTTGTATATGCTCAATTTCAATGTCTGAAAGGTGTTTAAATCTCTTTTGAATATTTAAATAATCAGTTACAGGTATTTTTTTGTTTTTATAGTTCATCCTAAATTCTTTATCTTCAATTTCATAAAGGGCCCATAATCCTGACTGAACAGCCAATTTTGCAACTTTTATTCCATATTTACCGTGAAATCCCCATCCAGTAGGGCATGGAACATGCACATGGAGGTATTTGAATCCATCGAAGGATAATGCTTTTTCTACTTTTTTTAGAAAATCAAGTGGGTAACCTATTGATGCAGTAGCAATGTAGGGAGCTCCATGTGCAGCCATAATAAATGGCATGTTCTTTTTTTCTTCTGGTTTTCCAATACTGTATTTTCCAGCAGGACTGGTGGTGGTTGATGCTCCATAAGGAGTGGTTCCACTTCTCTGTTTCCCTGTATTTGCATAAGCTTCATTATCTGTACATATATACAGGATGTTGTGTTCTCGCTCTGCTGCTCCTGATAGTGCTTGAAAACCAATATCCGCAGTCCCCCCATCTCCAGCAAATGCTATGATATTTGTTTTTTTATTCTTTCTTTTCATGGCCTTTTCTATGCCGCTTGCAACTGCGGCGGCATTTTCAAATGCAACATGTATAAATGGCACCTGCCAGGCAGTTTCAGGATATATTGAGGTGATAACCTCCATACATCCGGTGGGCACGACAACAATCGTATCTTTTCCACACATTTTTAAAGCCAACCTCAATGCAAGGAGCTCCGGGCATCCAGCACAGGCTCTTGCTCCCGGTGCTAAATATTCTTCTTCTGGAATATCTGTAATTTTCATAAATTAACACCTATCCATGTAATTTCTTTTGAATTACTATCTTCCAATAACTTAAATATAGCTCTAAAATCGTCATAAGTTACATCTCTACCGCCCAATCCAACAATAAAGTTTTTTACAGTGGGCTTATCCTCCAGATCATAAAGGCAGGATTTAACTTCGTGAGCCACAATACCTCCTGAACCAAAGCTTATATTTTTATCAATTACTCCTACTTTTTCAAATCCTGAAAGTATTTTTTTCAATTCTTCTTTTGGAAATGGTCTGAATACCTTTAATTTAATCAACCCAACCTTTTTTCCCTTTTTTCTTAGTTCATCTACAATTAATCGTGCAGTGGTGGTTATTGCCCCTATCGTTAAAATAACAGTTTCTGCATCATCGGTTTGATATTCTTCAATTAAATCATATTTTCTTCCAGTAAGCTTTTCAAATTCTTTAAATGTTTTTTTTATAACTTCCATGGCGTTATCCATAGCCATTTCCTGCTGATATTTAAATTCCATGTAGACATCTGGAACTGCAACCGGTCCTAATGTGTAAGGATTTTCAGAGTCTAATACGTATTCTAAATCCAGTTCTGGGAGAAAACTTTCAACTGTTTCATTATTTAACGGATTTACAGCCTCAACAACATGGGACAATATAAATCCATCAAGGGATACCAGTGAAGGCAGTAATACATTTTTATTTTCACACACTTTATATGCCATTATTGTGGAATCATGAGCCTCCTGATTGCTCTCACAAAACATCTGAATTGCTCCACTGTCTCTTTGAGCCAGGGCATCAGTGTGGTCAGACCATATTGATATTGGGGCAGAATAAGACCTGTTTGTAATTGCTGTAACAATGGGCAACCTGAGGCCTGCAGCACAGGGTATGAGTTCATGAAACAGGGCTACACCAGGTCCGCAGGATGCTGTAAATGTCCTGACACCACAGGCACCAGCTCCAATTAGTGCACTTAATGCACTGTGTTCAGATTCCACAGGAATATATTCACAATCCATCTTGCCGTCTGCGATAAATTTTGCTATTAGCTCCACAATTTCACTTTGTGGTGTAATTGGATAGCCAGCCACCACATCAACACTTGAATTTTTTACCGCCGTTGCAACAGCCATGTGCCCAGTCATTCCCTGCATTTTAAATCTCCTCTATCATTTCTATAGCATCCATGGGACATTCAACTTCACAGATCCCGCATCCTTTGCAAAAATCATAATCAATTGTTACATTATCCTTCTCAACAATCACTACTCCGTCTGGACAATAAAGCCAGCAGAGAAGGCATAAATCACAGTTTTCATGGTCAATAATTGGTTTATGTGTCCTCCAGCTTCCTGTTTTATTTTTCACACTGGTTCCTGGTGGAAGCACACCACCTGCAATTATGTTTTCATAATTTATTGTCATATAACCACCTTTTCATTCCATCATATGCCTTTTTAACCACCAGTATATTTTTGTGGGCAAGTTTCTCTGGAAATCTCTCAGATATAACTGAAATAACAGAATCCAGTGAAACATTACCATATACTGCTAAAAATGCTCCAATCATAGCAGTATTTGTAATAGGAGCTCCCAGAGTTTCAATTGCAAGTTTGGTGGCGTTTATTGTTAGAGTATTTTGGCCCTCAAATTCAACAGGCTTTTTTGTATTTGCAATTACGGTCCCATTATCCATTCCCTGAACCACATCCACAGAAGGGTCGTTTATGTCTGTGGGGTCTAAAACTATCACATATTGGGGATTATATATCTGTGTCCTTGTTTTAATTTCGTTATCACTTATTCTAACATAGGAAGTTACAGGAGCTCCCCTTTTTTCAGGACCAAAGACTGGAAAAGCCTGACAATACTTTCCTTCCTTTAAAGAAGATAGTGCAAGAATTTCTGCGGCTGTAACCACTCCCTGACCTCCTCTACCATGAATTCTTATTTCATCCACTCTCTCACCCATTTATCATTATTAATTATTATAGATGTGTATTGTCTACACATCATTATATATTTTGTGGTGGCGGGAATTTTCAGCCGATGGAACCCCAACTTTTTGGCCATAAATTACTTCCTCTTTTTGAATAAAATTTAAAAATTCAGCCTGAAATGATATAATTCCTATTTAAGTATTTGTTTAACTAACTTTAAGCCCATAAGTTGACAGCCCCAAAAAACCAGAAATCTTTTTAAGGAAATAGTAGCTAAATACCATATTCATACAAATGATATACAAATGATAAAATATTTTAAAATCTAATTTAGAGGTAAATTATGAAAGTTCTCATAGTAACTGGAAAGCTTGCAAGTAGCACAGTTGGGAAAGTATCAAAAAAATCAAAACAGGATGTCCATGTTCATACAATAGATATTCCAATTGCAGCATTTTTAACCCCTAAAAGAATAGTTGAAGAGATTAGATACCTTAAAGATCCAGATATAACCTCGTTTGACATGATTATAACACCGGGTCTTATTCGTAAAGATGTAAATGAAATAGAAATTGAAACAGGAATTTCCACATATAAGGGTTCAACAAGCGCTGCAGACCTGGATATAGTACTGGATATGGCCGATAAATTAGAACTTTCATCGAAAAAACCTGCTGATAAGTTAATTGAAGAGGAACTTCAAAAAAGAGCGCTTAAGTTTATTGAAGACTTTGAAGAAGACGAAAAGACTGTTAAAAAACTTCTAAAAAAGCCTGAAAACATTCTGGTGGGTAATCTTCCAGTGGGAGAGGACTTTCCAATGAGAGTACTTGCTGAAATTGCAAATGCACCGCTTTTAAGTAAGGAAGAATTAATTAAACGTGCCAGATATTTTGCTGAAAATGGTGCACAGATGATAGATATTGGAATGATTGCAGGAGAGACCAGAGCCGATAAAATACCAGAAATGGTTAAAACATTAAAAGAAAAGGTGAACAACATTCCTGTAAGTATAGATACCTTAAATCCCGTTGAAATCAAGGTAGCGGTTGAATCAGGAGTTGACATGGTTTTAAGTCTTGATCTTGGAAATTATGAGGAAGTTCTGCCCCTAATTAAAGAGAAAAATATCCCTGCAGTTATTATTCCAACTAACTTCAGCAAAAACTGGACTCCTGACACAGTCAAAGAACGTGTAAATGCTCTTGAAGAACTGATGAAAAAATGCAGCGGAATTGAT
It includes:
- the porB gene encoding pyruvate synthase subunit PorB translates to MKITDIPEEEYLAPGARACAGCPELLALRLALKMCGKDTIVVVPTGCMEVITSIYPETAWQVPFIHVAFENAAAVASGIEKAMKRKNKKTNIIAFAGDGGTADIGFQALSGAAEREHNILYICTDNEAYANTGKQRSGTTPYGASTTTSPAGKYSIGKPEEKKNMPFIMAAHGAPYIATASIGYPLDFLKKVEKALSFDGFKYLHVHVPCPTGWGFHGKYGIKVAKLAVQSGLWALYEIEDKEFRMNYKNKKIPVTDYLNIQKRFKHLSDIEIEHIQKRANYNWNELIEHNNKKILI
- the porA gene encoding pyruvate ferredoxin oxidoreductase gives rise to the protein MQGMTGHMAVATAVKNSSVDVVAGYPITPQSEIVELIAKFIADGKMDCEYIPVESEHSALSALIGAGACGVRTFTASCGPGVALFHELIPCAAGLRLPIVTAITNRSYSAPISIWSDHTDALAQRDSGAIQMFCESNQEAHDSTIMAYKVCENKNVLLPSLVSLDGFILSHVVEAVNPLNNETVESFLPELDLEYVLDSENPYTLGPVAVPDVYMEFKYQQEMAMDNAMEVIKKTFKEFEKLTGRKYDLIEEYQTDDAETVILTIGAITTTARLIVDELRKKGKKVGLIKLKVFRPFPKEELKKILSGFEKVGVIDKNISFGSGGIVAHEVKSCLYDLEDKPTVKNFIVGLGGRDVTYDDFRAIFKLLEDSNSKEITWIGVNL
- a CDS encoding 4Fe-4S binding protein, whose amino-acid sequence is MIAGGVLPPGTSVKNKTGSWRTHKPIIDHENCDLCLLCWLYCPDGVVIVEKDNVTIDYDFCKGCGICEVECPMDAIEMIEEI
- a CDS encoding pyruvate ferredoxin oxidoreductase subunit gamma; this translates as MDEIRIHGRGGQGVVTAAEILALSSLKEGKYCQAFPVFGPEKRGAPVTSYVRISDNEIKTRTQIYNPQYVIVLDPTDINDPSVDVVQGMDNGTVIANTKKPVEFEGQNTLTINATKLAIETLGAPITNTAMIGAFLAVYGNVSLDSVISVISERFPEKLAHKNILVVKKAYDGMKRWLYDNKL
- a CDS encoding dihydropteroate synthase-like protein, coding for MKVLIVTGKLASSTVGKVSKKSKQDVHVHTIDIPIAAFLTPKRIVEEIRYLKDPDITSFDMIITPGLIRKDVNEIEIETGISTYKGSTSAADLDIVLDMADKLELSSKKPADKLIEEELQKRALKFIEDFEEDEKTVKKLLKKPENILVGNLPVGEDFPMRVLAEIANAPLLSKEELIKRARYFAENGAQMIDIGMIAGETRADKIPEMVKTLKEKVNNIPVSIDTLNPVEIKVAVESGVDMVLSLDLGNYEEVLPLIKEKNIPAVIIPTNFSKNWTPDTVKERVNALEELMKKCSGIDVIADPVLDPVNSKSIVESIIACHEFKKRNKAPLFFGVGNVTELMDTDSVGANALLSGIAMELGACILFSPEESGKTVGSIHELAVSSKMMFLAKNRGSIPKDLGINLIILKDKRKGEPITEEIDAPLLEGVEDYRFIQDPQGSFKIMTEKGFIRAVHYTRMKPDLIIKGKTAKSVYDEIIKNGLVSRLEHATYLGAELQKAEIAAILNKNYIQDFPLFQRLKY